Proteins found in one Oribacterium sp. oral taxon 102 genomic segment:
- a CDS encoding sulfate/molybdate ABC transporter ATP-binding protein: MPLDVKIEKRLNSFHLDVRFRSEARRIGILGASGSGKSMSLRCIAGIVQPDRGSILLDDRLLFDAERRINLPAQKRRVGYLFQSYALFPTMTVEENIACGLGQLGRAERERRVSALMERCRLSGLRRRYPRELSGGQQQRVALARILAYRPGAILLDEPFSALDIYLRDRMQEELREQLSDYEGIVIMVSHSRDELYRFSEEILTISDGRVDRQGATKELFADPGTKTTAMLTGCKNISRAERIDAHMLTASDWGITLYTEREIPERLSHVGFRAHCFLPVYGERRKNCIRFRLSSIAELPFERNYYFEPETEDEERGAAAGGGSESHEAAQPSRSEDSGQNENALCWFAQRELWEELDHRGLPDFLELPERELLFLQESV; the protein is encoded by the coding sequence ATGCCGCTGGACGTAAAAATAGAAAAAAGGCTGAATTCCTTCCATCTGGATGTGCGCTTCCGTTCCGAGGCGCGCCGCATCGGCATCTTAGGGGCCTCCGGCTCCGGGAAGAGCATGAGTCTTCGCTGCATCGCAGGAATCGTGCAGCCGGATCGAGGCAGCATTCTGCTCGACGACCGGCTGCTTTTCGATGCGGAGCGGCGGATCAACCTTCCTGCGCAGAAGCGGCGGGTCGGCTATCTTTTTCAGAGCTATGCGCTCTTTCCGACCATGACGGTAGAGGAGAATATCGCCTGCGGGCTGGGACAGCTCGGGAGAGCGGAGCGAGAACGGAGGGTCTCGGCGCTTATGGAGCGGTGCAGGCTTTCCGGGCTCCGGAGGAGGTATCCGAGGGAGCTCTCCGGCGGGCAGCAGCAGAGAGTAGCGCTGGCGCGCATCCTGGCATACCGCCCAGGTGCGATCCTGCTGGACGAGCCCTTCTCTGCGCTGGATATCTACCTTCGAGACCGGATGCAGGAGGAGCTTCGGGAGCAGCTCTCGGACTATGAGGGCATCGTTATCATGGTTTCGCATTCGAGGGATGAGCTCTATCGCTTCAGCGAGGAGATTCTGACAATTTCCGACGGACGGGTAGACCGGCAGGGGGCGACGAAGGAGCTCTTCGCGGATCCGGGTACGAAAACGACGGCAATGCTGACCGGCTGTAAAAATATTTCCAGAGCGGAGCGAATCGACGCGCATATGCTCACTGCTTCCGATTGGGGCATCACGCTCTATACGGAGCGGGAGATTCCGGAGCGGCTTTCCCATGTCGGCTTCCGCGCGCACTGCTTCCTGCCGGTCTATGGGGAGCGGCGGAAAAACTGCATTCGCTTCCGGCTCAGCAGTATCGCGGAGCTTCCGTTCGAGAGAAACTATTATTTTGAACCGGAAACAGAGGATGAGGAGAGGGGGGCGGCCGCGGGCGGCGGGTCCGAATCGCACGAAGCCGCACAGCCTTCCCGATCGGAGGACAGCGGACAGAATGAGAATGCTCTGTGCTGGTTTGCGCAGCGGGAGCTGTGGGAGGAGCTGGATCATAGAGGGCTTCCGGATTTTCTGGAGCTTCCGGAGAGGGAGCTGCTTTTTTTGCAGGAGAGTGTGTAG
- the recD2 gene encoding SF1B family DNA helicase RecD2, with protein MEQFEGYIDHIIFRSEESGYTVMMGVADGKERTLVGTLPEISAGETIRASGHETQHPIYGKQFVIESYQAVEPKTEEAVKRYLGSGAIKGIGPSFAEKILKKFGTDTMRIIAEEPERLAEIKGISMKKAMDIAAAVNAKRDMQDAVMFLQNYGISVRLAGKIFASYGSRMYEQIRENPYRLAEDIEGIGFQKCDEIARRAGIGADSDFRIQAGLLYTLLQAELAGHCYLPMESLSRAAEELLGIRISELGGQLSALQLGGKLKVSEDRVYRAGVYYTELQTAAQLLRLQDCEDAADPAQLDAEIEEITAEEGITLDSLQRQAVRIAAESGLLIMTGGPGTGKTTTIRTILRLFEREGRTILLAAPTGRAAKRMSEATGWEAKTIHRMLEYQGRPEDGEGERGAAKGHFQRNAEQPLEADVVIIDEMSMVDLFLMHSLLSAIVPGTRLILVGDADQLPSVGCGNVLRDLIRAEVFPTVRLRHIFRQAMESDIVVNAHRINEGQPVDLGKPSRDFLFIRSAGPEQIFRAVTALLTDKLPQYLGAEPLSMQVMTPQRKGALGVENLNRLLQEQLNPKTPDRAEREIGGTVFRVGDKVMQVRNDYNLSWEIRGKYGIPTERGEGVFNGDIGIITEINRFSETLTVQYEERFVEYPFKDCENLELAYAITIHKSQGSEYPAVILPMYQGPRMLMNRNLLYTAVTRAKRCVCLVGSPEVFAAMCRNESEAKRYSALAEQLRRLSGTGEEEAESKSMEEMLDYFAENGELEEL; from the coding sequence TTGGAGCAGTTCGAGGGCTATATTGACCATATTATCTTCCGGAGCGAGGAGAGCGGCTATACTGTGATGATGGGCGTTGCGGACGGGAAGGAGCGCACGCTCGTGGGGACGCTTCCGGAGATTTCCGCGGGAGAGACGATCCGCGCCTCCGGGCATGAGACGCAGCATCCGATCTACGGGAAGCAGTTCGTGATCGAGAGCTATCAGGCGGTGGAGCCGAAGACAGAGGAGGCGGTGAAGCGGTATTTGGGCTCGGGAGCCATCAAGGGTATCGGGCCTTCTTTTGCTGAGAAAATACTGAAGAAATTCGGGACGGATACGATGCGCATCATCGCGGAGGAGCCGGAGCGCCTCGCGGAGATCAAGGGCATCTCCATGAAAAAGGCGATGGACATCGCGGCGGCAGTCAACGCGAAGCGGGATATGCAGGACGCGGTGATGTTTCTGCAGAACTACGGCATCTCCGTCCGGCTGGCGGGAAAGATCTTCGCATCCTACGGCAGCCGGATGTATGAACAGATCCGGGAGAATCCCTACCGCCTTGCCGAGGACATTGAGGGGATCGGCTTCCAGAAATGCGATGAGATCGCACGGAGAGCGGGTATCGGGGCGGATTCCGATTTTCGTATTCAGGCGGGACTGCTCTATACGCTTTTGCAGGCGGAGCTCGCCGGACACTGTTATCTCCCGATGGAGAGCCTCTCACGCGCGGCGGAGGAGCTGCTGGGGATTCGGATCTCGGAGCTCGGCGGGCAGCTTTCCGCGCTGCAGCTTGGTGGGAAGCTGAAGGTCTCGGAGGACAGAGTCTATCGGGCAGGTGTTTACTACACGGAGCTGCAGACGGCAGCGCAGCTTCTCCGCCTGCAGGACTGTGAGGACGCGGCAGATCCGGCGCAGCTGGACGCGGAGATCGAGGAGATCACTGCGGAGGAAGGGATCACGCTGGACAGCCTGCAGCGGCAGGCTGTCCGTATCGCGGCGGAATCGGGGCTCCTGATCATGACCGGAGGCCCTGGAACCGGAAAAACCACAACGATCCGCACGATCCTCAGGCTCTTCGAGAGAGAGGGCAGGACGATACTGCTCGCGGCACCGACCGGACGGGCGGCGAAGCGAATGTCGGAGGCAACCGGCTGGGAGGCGAAGACCATTCACCGGATGCTCGAATATCAGGGGCGTCCGGAGGACGGCGAGGGAGAGAGAGGCGCGGCAAAGGGGCATTTCCAGCGAAATGCGGAGCAGCCGCTGGAGGCGGACGTCGTCATCATTGATGAAATGAGTATGGTCGATCTCTTCCTGATGCATTCGCTGCTCTCGGCAATCGTGCCGGGGACGCGGCTGATTCTCGTCGGGGACGCGGATCAGCTTCCCTCGGTCGGCTGCGGGAATGTGCTCCGCGACCTGATTCGCGCGGAGGTCTTCCCGACGGTAAGGCTCCGGCACATTTTCCGACAGGCGATGGAGTCGGATATCGTCGTGAATGCCCACCGGATCAATGAGGGACAGCCGGTGGATCTCGGCAAGCCATCCAGAGACTTCCTCTTCATCCGGAGCGCAGGGCCGGAGCAGATTTTTCGCGCTGTGACGGCGCTGCTCACCGATAAGCTCCCGCAATACCTCGGGGCAGAGCCGCTCTCCATGCAGGTGATGACTCCGCAGCGAAAGGGCGCGCTCGGCGTGGAGAACCTGAACCGGCTTCTGCAGGAGCAGCTGAACCCGAAGACCCCGGACAGGGCGGAGCGGGAGATCGGCGGCACGGTATTCCGTGTCGGCGATAAGGTCATGCAGGTGCGGAACGACTATAATCTGAGCTGGGAGATCCGGGGGAAGTACGGGATTCCGACGGAGCGGGGCGAGGGCGTCTTCAATGGCGATATCGGCATTATCACAGAGATCAATCGTTTCTCGGAGACGCTGACCGTGCAGTATGAGGAGCGCTTCGTGGAGTACCCCTTCAAGGACTGTGAGAATCTCGAGCTTGCCTATGCGATTACGATACACAAGTCGCAGGGCTCGGAGTATCCGGCGGTCATCCTGCCGATGTATCAGGGCCCCAGAATGCTGATGAACCGAAACCTCCTCTATACGGCGGTGACCCGTGCGAAGCGCTGCGTCTGTCTCGTCGGGAGCCCGGAGGTTTTTGCGGCGATGTGCCGGAATGAATCGGAGGCGAAGCGCTACTCTGCACTCGCGGAGCAGCTCAGGCGGCTTTCGGGTACGGGGGAAGAGGAGGCGGAATCAAAGAGCATGGAGGAAATGCTGGACTATTTCGCGGAAAACGGAGAGCTCGAGGAGCTTTGA
- a CDS encoding sodium-dependent transporter, with amino-acid sequence MNNDSKKRSSFSSKLGFILSAAGSAVGLGNIWRFPYLAAKYGGGIFLLVYLLLVLTFGYTMIVAESAIGRMTKKSPVGAYRHFGKDWMFRAGGWMNAVIPLLIVPYYSVIGGWVLKYLVAYCHGEAQALAADSYFSGFISSGLPVELWFLLFALTTMGIIYMGVQNGIERVSSFMMPLLVVLAAVIAVYSMSRPGALAGVRYFLVPDLSRFSWMTVVAAMGQMFYSLSIAMGILVTFGSYMKDDFSIESATENVETFDTMIAILAGLMIIPAVFAFSGGDPGVLKAGPSLMFITMPKIFASMGFGTGAGIIFFLLVFFAALTSSIALSESAVSTCEDEFGWSRKKASIIVAAVMLLLGTLSALGYGPLAMVRVVGMQFLDFFDFLTNSVMMPLAAMATCLLVVRVIGVDRIAEELMKNGAKFRRRRVFNFMIKYLCPFFVAIILFSSVASVLGWISI; translated from the coding sequence ATGAACAACGATTCGAAAAAGCGAAGCAGCTTTTCCTCAAAGCTCGGTTTTATCCTGTCCGCGGCAGGCTCTGCGGTCGGGCTCGGCAATATCTGGCGTTTCCCGTATCTTGCGGCGAAGTATGGCGGCGGGATCTTCCTGCTTGTGTATCTGCTGCTGGTGCTGACCTTTGGCTACACCATGATCGTCGCGGAGAGTGCGATCGGCAGAATGACGAAGAAGAGCCCGGTCGGTGCCTATCGGCATTTCGGAAAGGACTGGATGTTCAGGGCAGGAGGCTGGATGAACGCCGTGATCCCGCTTCTGATCGTCCCGTACTATTCGGTGATCGGCGGCTGGGTGCTGAAATACCTCGTGGCATACTGCCACGGAGAGGCACAGGCGCTGGCGGCGGACAGCTATTTTTCCGGCTTCATCAGCTCCGGACTTCCGGTGGAGCTCTGGTTTCTGCTCTTTGCGCTCACGACGATGGGGATCATCTATATGGGCGTGCAGAACGGGATCGAGAGAGTATCCTCCTTTATGATGCCGTTGCTCGTCGTACTGGCGGCAGTGATTGCCGTTTACTCGATGAGCCGTCCGGGCGCGCTCGCCGGGGTTCGCTATTTCCTCGTGCCGGATCTCTCCCGCTTCTCCTGGATGACAGTGGTGGCGGCTATGGGGCAGATGTTCTATTCCCTGTCGATCGCGATGGGGATACTGGTGACCTTCGGCTCTTATATGAAGGATGACTTCTCCATTGAGAGCGCGACGGAAAATGTGGAGACCTTCGATACCATGATCGCAATTCTTGCGGGGCTGATGATCATTCCGGCGGTATTTGCTTTTTCCGGCGGCGATCCGGGCGTCCTGAAGGCGGGCCCGTCCCTGATGTTCATCACCATGCCGAAGATTTTCGCCAGCATGGGCTTCGGAACCGGCGCGGGCATCATTTTCTTCCTGCTGGTTTTTTTCGCGGCACTGACCAGCTCGATCGCGCTTTCGGAAAGTGCGGTATCCACCTGCGAGGACGAGTTCGGCTGGAGCCGCAAAAAGGCGAGCATTATCGTGGCGGCAGTCATGCTGCTGCTCGGCACGCTCAGCGCTCTCGGCTACGGACCGCTCGCGATGGTGCGTGTGGTCGGGATGCAGTTTTTGGATTTCTTCGATTTCCTGACGAATTCAGTCATGATGCCGCTGGCAGCGATGGCAACCTGCCTTCTGGTGGTGCGTGTGATCGGCGTGGACCGGATCGCGGAAGAGCTCATGAAGAACGGGGCGAAGTTCCGCCGCCGCCGTGTCTTCAACTTCATGATCAAGTACCTATGCCCCTTCTTCGTCGCGATCATTCTCTTCAGCTCAGTGGCAAGCGTGTTGGGCTGGATCTCGATCTGA
- the modB gene encoding molybdate ABC transporter permease subunit, whose product MDFLRSLDWSPLWISVKTGAVAALLSFFLGIYAARRIMRVQRGTVQAVLDGLLTLPMVLPPTAAGFFLLLLFSRRRPLGILLYEQFGIKVVQSWLGCIIAATVITLPLMYRSARAAFELVDVDLIHAARTLGMSERKIFWRIILPVASPGLRAGTILSFARAMGEYGATSMLAGNIPGKTATISQRIAMVIQDQNYKTAGIWVLIMLGIAFAAIFLLNVLSVGEGGKRCRWT is encoded by the coding sequence ATGGATTTTCTGCGATCGCTGGACTGGAGTCCGCTCTGGATCTCTGTGAAGACCGGAGCGGTCGCCGCTCTGCTGTCCTTCTTTCTGGGGATTTATGCGGCGCGTCGGATCATGCGGGTGCAGCGGGGTACGGTGCAGGCGGTGCTGGACGGGCTTCTGACGCTGCCTATGGTGCTCCCGCCTACCGCGGCAGGCTTCTTTCTTCTGCTGCTGTTCAGCCGGCGGCGGCCGCTCGGCATACTGCTCTATGAGCAGTTCGGCATCAAGGTGGTGCAGTCGTGGCTCGGCTGCATCATCGCGGCGACCGTCATTACGCTTCCGCTGATGTACCGGAGTGCCCGTGCTGCCTTCGAGCTGGTCGATGTCGACCTGATTCATGCGGCGCGGACGCTCGGGATGTCGGAGCGGAAGATTTTCTGGCGGATCATCCTGCCGGTCGCCTCACCCGGCCTTCGCGCCGGGACGATCCTGAGCTTCGCCCGCGCGATGGGCGAGTATGGCGCGACGAGCATGCTGGCGGGAAACATCCCCGGGAAAACGGCGACGATTTCCCAGCGTATCGCCATGGTTATTCAGGATCAGAACTACAAGACGGCGGGCATATGGGTGCTGATTATGCTGGGGATCGCGTTCGCGGCGATTTTTCTTCTGAATGTGCTGTCCGTGGGAGAGGGGGGGAAGCGATGCCGCTGGACGTAA
- the moaC gene encoding cyclic pyranopterin monophosphate synthase MoaC has protein sequence MESIGNEAARHPASQTEGEFTHFDAQGNARMVDVSGKAASCRRALAMGRIRVSEEVFRAIEGRKVRKGDVLTVAQVAGIMGCKRTAELIPMCHLLNLSNARLWFEPDAARRCITAFCEVKTEGQTGVEMEALTGVSTALLTIYDMCKAIDKRMTLEEIRLVEKQGGKSGDFFFDGDRR, from the coding sequence ATGGAAAGCATTGGGAATGAGGCTGCGAGGCATCCGGCATCGCAGACAGAGGGGGAATTCACCCACTTCGATGCGCAGGGCAATGCGCGGATGGTGGATGTGTCGGGCAAGGCGGCGTCGTGCCGCCGCGCGCTCGCCATGGGACGGATCCGGGTCTCGGAGGAGGTATTCCGGGCGATCGAGGGACGGAAGGTAAGGAAGGGGGACGTGCTGACGGTGGCGCAGGTGGCGGGAATCATGGGCTGCAAGCGCACGGCGGAGCTGATCCCGATGTGTCATCTTCTGAATCTCTCCAACGCGCGGCTCTGGTTCGAGCCGGATGCAGCGCGTCGCTGCATTACTGCGTTCTGCGAGGTGAAAACGGAGGGACAGACCGGCGTCGAAATGGAGGCGCTGACCGGTGTCTCCACAGCGCTTCTGACGATCTATGATATGTGCAAGGCGATCGACAAGCGGATGACGCTGGAAGAGATCCGCCTCGTGGAGAAGCAGGGCGGGAAGAGCGGAGACTTTTTCTTCGACGGAGACAGACGATGA
- a CDS encoding cysteine desulfurase family protein, which translates to MIYMDNAATTALSREALQEMLPYLTECYGNASSIYRFGQRARKAVEDSRRRLASLLGVRPMELYFTSGGTEADNWALLAAAENAGGGHIITSAIEHHAVLNSCKYLERRGFSVSYLPVDRRGFVRPETLEREIREDTFLISIMAANNEIGTVQPIAELGTIAHRHGILFHTDAVQAFGQIPIDIEGMHIDLLSASAHKLYGPKGVGLLYLRRSVRLPALLHGGAQERGKRAGTENVAGIAGFARAAELAFSDMSERAARESVLRDHLIARIEREIPDCFLNGDRRERLPNNVNFCIRGVEGESLLIRLDQQGICAGSGAACSSGSLEPSHVLRALGLSHADAYGSLRLSLGRETTREETDLTADSLREIVRELRTQQES; encoded by the coding sequence ATGATCTATATGGACAATGCGGCGACGACCGCGCTCTCCCGTGAGGCACTTCAGGAGATGCTGCCCTATCTGACGGAGTGCTACGGCAATGCCTCCTCGATTTATCGGTTCGGACAGCGTGCGAGGAAGGCGGTGGAGGACAGCCGGCGGCGGCTCGCCTCTCTGCTCGGCGTCCGCCCGATGGAGCTCTATTTCACCTCGGGCGGGACGGAGGCGGACAACTGGGCGCTGCTTGCCGCTGCGGAGAATGCGGGAGGGGGGCACATCATCACCTCCGCTATCGAGCATCACGCCGTATTGAACAGCTGCAAATATCTCGAGAGGCGGGGCTTTTCCGTCAGCTACCTCCCGGTGGACAGGCGGGGCTTCGTGCGTCCGGAGACATTGGAGCGGGAGATTCGGGAGGACACCTTCCTGATCAGCATCATGGCGGCAAACAATGAGATCGGGACAGTGCAGCCTATCGCAGAGCTGGGAACGATTGCACATCGGCACGGCATCCTCTTCCATACGGATGCGGTGCAGGCATTCGGACAGATTCCGATCGACATTGAGGGAATGCACATCGACCTTCTGTCCGCGAGTGCGCACAAGCTCTATGGGCCGAAGGGAGTGGGGCTCCTCTATCTGCGCCGCAGCGTGCGGCTGCCGGCACTGCTTCACGGCGGCGCGCAGGAGCGGGGAAAGCGTGCCGGGACAGAGAATGTCGCGGGGATCGCGGGCTTTGCAAGGGCGGCGGAGCTTGCCTTTTCGGATATGAGCGAGCGGGCGGCGCGGGAGAGCGTGCTCCGGGATCACCTCATTGCCCGTATCGAGCGGGAAATCCCGGACTGCTTCCTGAATGGGGACCGTCGGGAACGCCTCCCGAACAATGTGAACTTCTGCATCCGCGGCGTGGAGGGGGAATCTCTTTTGATCCGGCTGGATCAGCAGGGGATCTGCGCCGGCTCCGGTGCGGCGTGCTCCAGCGGTTCGCTGGAGCCGAGTCATGTGCTGCGTGCACTCGGGCTCAGTCACGCGGATGCCTACGGCAGTCTGCGTCTTAGTCTCGGGAGAGAGACAACGAGAGAGGAGACGGATCTCACAGCGGACAGTCTGCGGGAGATCGTACGGGAACTCCGCACGCAGCAGGAATCGTAG
- a CDS encoding rod shape-determining protein: MFSLISNDIGIDLGTSSILVYIKGRGVVLKEPSVVAVNREQNKVLAYGEDARLMLGRTPENIVAVRPLRQGVISDYTLTEKMLKYFINKAVGRRTLRKPRISVCIPSGATEVEKKAVEDAAYHAGAREVTIIEEPVAAAIGAGIDISKPQGNMIIDIGGGTSDIAVIALDGPVVSESIKVAGDDFDEAILRYMRKKHNLLIGERTAEDIKINIGCASKRPENVTMDVRGRNLVTALPKTVTVSADEILDALLEPAMMIVNAVHNVLERTPPELAADIYERGIVMTGGGSLLYGLDRLMQEKTGINTVISEDPLTAVAIGTGRFIDYTAGEDEDL; encoded by the coding sequence ATGTTTTCATTGATTTCGAATGATATAGGGATCGATCTGGGCACATCCAGCATTCTGGTGTATATAAAGGGACGCGGCGTCGTACTCAAGGAGCCGTCCGTGGTAGCGGTCAACCGCGAGCAGAATAAGGTGCTCGCCTACGGTGAGGATGCCCGCCTCATGCTCGGCAGGACGCCGGAGAATATCGTGGCAGTGCGCCCGCTCCGGCAGGGCGTGATCTCGGACTACACATTGACCGAGAAAATGCTGAAATACTTCATCAATAAGGCTGTGGGCAGGAGGACGCTTCGGAAGCCGCGCATCTCTGTCTGCATCCCGTCCGGCGCGACGGAGGTGGAAAAAAAGGCGGTGGAGGACGCGGCATATCACGCGGGGGCGCGAGAGGTGACCATCATTGAGGAGCCGGTTGCTGCAGCGATCGGCGCCGGCATCGACATTTCGAAGCCGCAGGGCAATATGATTATCGACATCGGCGGCGGCACCTCCGACATTGCCGTCATTGCCCTCGACGGGCCGGTGGTCTCCGAGTCGATCAAGGTGGCGGGGGATGACTTCGATGAGGCGATCCTGCGGTATATGCGGAAGAAGCACAACCTCCTGATCGGAGAGCGTACCGCGGAGGACATCAAGATCAATATCGGCTGCGCGAGCAAGCGTCCGGAGAATGTGACGATGGATGTTCGAGGCAGAAACCTCGTGACAGCGCTGCCGAAGACGGTGACCGTCAGCGCGGACGAGATTCTGGACGCGCTGCTGGAGCCGGCGATGATGATCGTGAACGCCGTGCACAATGTGCTGGAGCGTACGCCGCCGGAGCTCGCGGCAGATATCTATGAGAGGGGCATCGTGATGACCGGCGGCGGGTCTCTTCTCTACGGGCTGGATCGTCTGATGCAGGAGAAGACCGGGATCAATACCGTGATCTCAGAGGATCCGCTGACCGCGGTCGCGATCGGAACCGGCAGGTTTATCGATTATACCGCGGGGGAGGATGAGGATCTGTAG